The Bifidobacterium asteroides genomic interval AACCGTATTCAAGTTAGTCTGTTAACGCATAAAGAATCTAAATAGTAAAATCCCGAAAGCGTTGTTATTCGCCATGCCTCGCCAGCATGTTCAAAGTTGTACTGACAGGGGCGAGGTCCGAAAAAGCGAAGGCAAGGAGCAACTATGATTAGGCGGTTGACAAGATTGAGCTCACGGGGTGGCCAGGTTTTGAGTATTTCTCCCAATTTTGACAATACTTACGGTGTCTCGGACGCAATAGGTTCGTCGGAGATTTTGGAACAGCCACTTTCATCAAACCAGACAGATACCGCCGATGAGGTCCAACTTCCTCTAATTAAACGAATTAAGACATCTAAATGGCTGGCATCGTTTCTGGGTATCTGTTTAGCATTTCTAATTGTTCTGATCTGGTTTCCTAAAAGCCAATCCATGTGGACACTGCCGATTCAGGAGATCGATGCCCCGTCCCACTATTACTTCATCCGCAAACTTATGCGCAATGGGGTTTCCGCGGCCCTGACCCTCAATCCGAACGGCTCCTTCTACCCACCCCTCTTCCATCTCCTGGTCTATGCATTGATCAGCATCTCTTCTATGTTCGGGTCTGGTCTTAATATTTTCGCTTCCTTGAATATCGTATGGATTGTGGCTTCTGGCCTGATTTTTCCTGCTGGCATGGCACTCTGGTGCTCCTACTTTCTCCAGAAGAGCAGAGGCTGGGGTAAGGAGGTTATCAGCTTTCTGGTCCCCGTTTTGTCAGTGTCTTCTGCTGCTTTTCCTTTCTGGCTTCTCAGAGCTGGTCCTCTGATCGCCTATGGATTCGCATCCTGCATCCTGCCTTTTCTACTTTATGGAAGTCTCAGGCTTATGGATCTTCTGACCGGGGTCGATCCTGGGCGGTCTCGAGCCTTGGTCCGTTGGATTCTGATCGTCCTTGCGTTATTCTTAATGATTTGCTTTGCTCAGCCTCGTGTCGCCTTCACATACCTTGTTCTGGTGGGATTCTTTGCTCTTATCAAGCTTCCCAGGAAGTTTCTTCTCTCCATACTTGCTCTTGTCCTGGCAGCCGGGGGACTCTTCGGCGCATATGTCATGTATCGCGACCCAGGCAAGAATTACTTTCACCCGTCCACCTGGTTCCATACTTTCCAGCCCACCCGTTCTTTGTCGGGTGCCTTGGGAATCGTGATTGGTGATGGGATGTCCGGATTGGCAGGGGTGAGTATGGGCTTGATGGTCTGCTTGGCTCTTTTTTCTTCTCTATTTTTATCGGAAGAACGCAAATGGCTTGGGGCTGCCTTAGTGCTGACATTTCTGCTTGTGGGCTTGATATTCGTCTGTAGCGCATCCCTAACCGGGTCTATTGCTAACTTGTTGACGGCTGCTTGGTACCGGGGGGAGACAAGGACTGTTAGCATGATACCTTTTGCTGTAGTGCCCCTTCTGGCTTTTGGGACGGATTGTCTGCTTGTCAATGGTCCTGACTTGCTTCGTAGGACGATTCCGTCCGTTGACTGCGCAGCCGAGGGGCTGATGCCTTGGGTGCTTTCGAGTCTGATGGTCATTCTGGTTCTCTTGGCTAACTTTTCAAACCCGATACGCATCGAAATGGCTGGTCAGATTGCTGACACCACAAGGCTGTTCAGCACTACCCAAGGTGCCCAGCTAACCACCCAGAAGAAGCAGGTCCTGGATGATTTGGCTACTCGAATCGAGCCTGATGCGGTCGTCATCTCTGATCCCATGAACGGATCAATGTATGGGATGACGCTGAACGGAACCAATATGCTCTACCCTGTCTATAACCCCATGCACACCAAGCACGGGGCCATCTTTGGGCAGGTGGAAGAGGCTTTCGCTTCGGGTGACAGGAATATTTTGTTAGATAGAGCCTGCCCTGTTCAGACCAATTACGCTCCCGAAAGTCCTCGCTCTGCACCGACGTCCGTCTATTTCCTGGCGATGGGAGATCAGTCCGACAGTCTGCTCATGTTTACCTATAAGGATCAGTACCTGCCGTTCCATGACCAGTCGATTATCGATAGATATGTCAACCAAGGCGCTCTGAAGCTGATCCGTGATTACAGTGATGGAGATTCTGCCAAGACAAATTGGGCTTTGTATAGGCTTGCCTGCCGTTGATTTATCTAGCGTCTCCCGATAGGTTCAGTTTTACTGACAAGCTCTTTTTGTGTGTCCTCTTTCTTCGGAACATCCTCAACAGACTTTTCCCTCCTGCGTAGGTAGGTGAAGGTGTTCGTGTTGCGAATGTATGATTTCCGGTCGTTCCTGGCAAGGATATCCAGGATGACGCCAGTGAAGATACCAAGCAGTCCCATCAAGATCAGGAGCACCGAGCAGACCAATGTGGGAAATCGCATGACTACGCCTGTCCTCCAGAAATCGATGATGACAGAGATCAGAAATCCTAGGCCTAGCGCAGTCAGGATAGATCCGCAGGAACCGAAGAAGGACATGGGCCGATACTGCCGTATCATTTGGAAAATTGTAGATAGGACCCTCATCCCGTCACCAAAGGTGTTCAGCTTACTGACCGAGCCATGGGGGCGATCTCGGTACTTGACCGGCATCTCATAAAGACGAAGATTCTTATCAAGGCTTTGGATTGTCATTTCGGTTTCGATTTCGAACCCGGTCGAGAGGATAGGGAAGGTTTTGACATAAGCGAAGGAGAAAGCCCTAAAACCGGTCATTATGTCGTTGATGTTGGCATGGAAGCACCAGTTAATGGCTCGTCTTACCAGTCTGTTCCCGAAGTTATGGAAAGGTCGCTTATTCTCTGTGAAATAGGTTGAGCTGAGCCTGTCGCCGATAACCATATCATAGCCATCGATGATTTTCTGGACCATGGCCGGGGCCTGCTCGGCAGGGTAGGTGTCATCGCCATCCACCATGATATAGATGTCAGCGTCGATGTCGCAGAACATAGCCCTGGTCACGTTCCCCTTACCTTGTCTTGGCTCGTGGCGGACTATGGCACCATGTGTTTCAGCTATCGAAGCTGTTTCATCAGTTGAATTGTTATCATAGACATAAATGCGTGCTTCGGGTAGATAGAGGCGAAAATCGTCGACTACTTTGCCTACTGTGCTGGCTTCGTTGTAGCAGGGTATAAGCACGGCGACATCCATATGGTTCTCGTTCGACATAGGCACAAATGCAAGTATAGCTGACGACCGCGTCTTACGTCCTGAGAACCTTGTGGTACTCGCTTAGGCCTGCCTTTTAGCTAGTTCGGGGAAGAAAACGCGATTTATGACAGGTATTTGGTGGAGATAAAGAGCCATTAGTAGATCAAAGATTAGACGGACAGTGAAGATAATCAGAGTCGCTGCGAGCGAGGTAAATTGATTCAGCACTCGTGGGATAATGATTTCCCACGGCAAGACGTCGTCCTCTAGGAGATGCACGCAAAGTATGGCCAGTGTGTATCGGCCCAATTTGGCTAGTACTGAATTTATCAAAGGCAGGTTTGAATCGATCAACTTAGACAGGCCAACCACGCAGACGGTACCGCCTAATGCACCTAGAAACGTCAGAAGGGGAATTTTCCCGTATTGGTTGACTGCCATGCTGAAGCCGCTAAATCTCCAAATAGATGCCACCCAAGCAATAGAGGGGATGATCCATAGCCAAGGATACTGGATCAAGATTTTCTGCAGATTGAGTTGATGGGCTAGGTGACCCAGGTAAACGAAAGTGGCGGCAGCCATGCCTGCTTGGATGCTCCAGGGTAGCCAACCTATGTGGGCACTTGTATAGCCTATGGCGAAGAAAAGGGCAATCCAGATAAATGTATAGGGGAGGTGTACTGCCAGGTTGACCAAGAGGTGTGCCCAAAAGAGTGCCAAGAGGAACCATATGGCCCCTATGCTGTGGTGGACAGACCAGAATAATCCGTCTACCGGTGCCCCGGCACCGTAGATAGAAGCCTTGGTCCAGATCACTAGGGAATTCAGGATGGATCTGTGTAAAGGCAACGCAAGCAGAACATTGCAAATGATCACCATAAATGAGGTCAATCCGTAGGAAACTAGAAGCTCTCTGATTTCCTTGCGCCAGGCAAACTTGCTTTCCGGATGGGAAAAGAACCCTGAAAGTGCGAAGAAAAGAGGCATATGAAAAGAAAAACAGCAACTATAAAAAAGAAACGAAACGTGGTCCATGCTCTCGGGCCTGTTCACATTGAGTGTGCTGTGTCCCAGAATGACAGCAAGGATGGCGAGCCCGCGCGCGATGTCAAAATACCGAACTCTCACCTTTGCCATATTCGTTTTTGATGCCTTTCGCGCTCTTTGCATGCATACAGCAGCATCTGACCGCCCGCCTGCCAGCTTGCTTTCGATGGTTGTGCCCTAAGGCTATCATGTCGCATTATGCATTTGCCAAGGTCGAAGACTACTTTTTTGGTACGGACTCTGATCCGGCAGCAACTAGTACCCATATTGTGTGTGTTTCTAGCTTTTTCGGCAGAGGTTTTCATCTTCAATCTGCCTTATTGGTTGACACGTAACGCCATGCCCATCCAGGCTGTCAATGAGGGTCTGGGTCCAGGTTTGGTTCAGATAGGGGATGGAAAGGCCAGGGTTACTGACCCTGCGCAGGCTTGGATGGATATTTCAGCCTCTGATCGAATAGAATACTTGTATCTCAATCCGGGCACTGGCAGGCAGCAACGTAGCTTAAGTTCGGATGCTAAGAGCTTGAGCTGGACTACTAGTACTAAGAAGCCAACCGAGAGCGGCTGGTACCATTCCACAGCCCCTATTATGTTCTCTCCTGACAATGAGATGACCAGGTATTCACACATTGGTGGCGGTGCCACTAATGTTCGGTTGATATATAAAGCCAATGTCAATGACACGTTTACAATCCCCTCTTTCACTGTTAATCCTCGCGTACCTTTTCGCTTATCTTGGCCGAGAGTAGCCCTAGAAGCAGTCTTGGTTTTGCTGATCATCTGTTTCCGACCGAATTCCCCTCTTTATAGGCGTCGATTGGCCTCTGGAGATATAGTCTGTTGGGCCGGAATGTTTATTCTTCTGATCATCGAAATATGCGCTGTGATCAAATTGTGGTTAATAGCCGGTGGTAGCGATACGCCCATCGGGCTTGACCGGCTAGGTAACGGCCAATTCTTCGACAACGGCCAATATAACCATATGGCTGATGCGCTCATCAACGGTCACGTTGCTTTAGACATGCCGGTCAACAAAGATTTAGCGGCGCTCTCGAACCCCTATGATACTTGGGCGAGGACTCAGATCGCAGCGACAGGTAGAGATCGGACGCCGATTCTTTTCGATACGGCCTTTAAATCGGGAAAATACTACAGCTATTTCGGAGTACTTCCTGCGCTCTTTATGTTTGCTCCATTTAAGATGATTACTGGAGCCGAGCTATCGGTGGGCTCTGCCATCTTAATCCTGGCTTTGATTAACACCATAATGTCTATGGTGGTGGCCATTCAGATTGCCCGCCTTTTCTCTCGGTCGAAGTCATCTTGCAGTCTGGGTGCAGTTATGTTGATTAGTTGTGCTATTTTCATGGGTCTACAGATCATAAACTTAGTGCCGGTGAGACTCTTTTACCAGATTCCTCAGACCATGGCTC includes:
- a CDS encoding DUF6541 family protein; translation: MIRRLTRLSSRGGQVLSISPNFDNTYGVSDAIGSSEILEQPLSSNQTDTADEVQLPLIKRIKTSKWLASFLGICLAFLIVLIWFPKSQSMWTLPIQEIDAPSHYYFIRKLMRNGVSAALTLNPNGSFYPPLFHLLVYALISISSMFGSGLNIFASLNIVWIVASGLIFPAGMALWCSYFLQKSRGWGKEVISFLVPVLSVSSAAFPFWLLRAGPLIAYGFASCILPFLLYGSLRLMDLLTGVDPGRSRALVRWILIVLALFLMICFAQPRVAFTYLVLVGFFALIKLPRKFLLSILALVLAAGGLFGAYVMYRDPGKNYFHPSTWFHTFQPTRSLSGALGIVIGDGMSGLAGVSMGLMVCLALFSSLFLSEERKWLGAALVLTFLLVGLIFVCSASLTGSIANLLTAAWYRGETRTVSMIPFAVVPLLAFGTDCLLVNGPDLLRRTIPSVDCAAEGLMPWVLSSLMVILVLLANFSNPIRIEMAGQIADTTRLFSTTQGAQLTTQKKQVLDDLATRIEPDAVVISDPMNGSMYGMTLNGTNMLYPVYNPMHTKHGAIFGQVEEAFASGDRNILLDRACPVQTNYAPESPRSAPTSVYFLAMGDQSDSLLMFTYKDQYLPFHDQSIIDRYVNQGALKLIRDYSDGDSAKTNWALYRLACR
- a CDS encoding glycosyltransferase family 2 protein, with product MSNENHMDVAVLIPCYNEASTVGKVVDDFRLYLPEARIYVYDNNSTDETASIAETHGAIVRHEPRQGKGNVTRAMFCDIDADIYIMVDGDDTYPAEQAPAMVQKIIDGYDMVIGDRLSSTYFTENKRPFHNFGNRLVRRAINWCFHANINDIMTGFRAFSFAYVKTFPILSTGFEIETEMTIQSLDKNLRLYEMPVKYRDRPHGSVSKLNTFGDGMRVLSTIFQMIRQYRPMSFFGSCGSILTALGLGFLISVIIDFWRTGVVMRFPTLVCSVLLILMGLLGIFTGVILDILARNDRKSYIRNTNTFTYLRRREKSVEDVPKKEDTQKELVSKTEPIGRR
- a CDS encoding acyltransferase family protein encodes the protein MAKVRVRYFDIARGLAILAVILGHSTLNVNRPESMDHVSFLFYSCCFSFHMPLFFALSGFFSHPESKFAWRKEIRELLVSYGLTSFMVIICNVLLALPLHRSILNSLVIWTKASIYGAGAPVDGLFWSVHHSIGAIWFLLALFWAHLLVNLAVHLPYTFIWIALFFAIGYTSAHIGWLPWSIQAGMAAATFVYLGHLAHQLNLQKILIQYPWLWIIPSIAWVASIWRFSGFSMAVNQYGKIPLLTFLGALGGTVCVVGLSKLIDSNLPLINSVLAKLGRYTLAILCVHLLEDDVLPWEIIIPRVLNQFTSLAATLIIFTVRLIFDLLMALYLHQIPVINRVFFPELAKRQA